In the Balaenoptera ricei isolate mBalRic1 chromosome 1, mBalRic1.hap2, whole genome shotgun sequence genome, AGATGGGTAGAGGCGAAGCTCTCTGAGGGGTGGGCCCTCGTGCACTTTCTCTGTACCCCTCACAGCTCCCAGCACAGCACTGGGAACATGACCAGACACACTCATTCAGTGCCTTTTGCTGCTGTGTGTGTGAGGCAAATGCTCAACTCAGACAGTCAATTCACCCATTGGGCTTAGGCAAGGGGACTGGTTTCTGTTTAGTTGTACACTCATGGGGTCACACAAGTGCCAGGCATGCAGGAGGTGCTGAATACATTTTTGTTAAACTGTTGAAATCTGACTCTTTGTGGAAAAGGACATACCCAGTTTTTATGTTATGAGACGCACTGTGTAGGGAGTaaggatggatgaatggagatGACCTAGTATCCTTGACAGGTTAGAGGGGGAAGAAAATCAGTGGATTTATTTTCCACTCCTCAGCTGAGCCTGCCTTGGGCTAGGAATGGGGTCCCTGGCTGAGGTGAAGTTAAAATGTATCTCCTCCTGCCGTTTTCTCCAACTTCCATCAGCAaatcttgaatgaatgaaggcacaGACTTAGGAATGAATGCAGAGTTATcataaaggttaaatgaagtaTTTCTAAAGTACTTAGAACCGTGCTTGCTATGTAGAAAAATGCAACATAAATGATAGAGAGTGAGAAAAGCTCTGTCTACACCAGACAGTATCTGCCAACAGCTACAGCCATGGATCCAGAGAAACAAAGGGTCTAAGGAAAAGCCACATCACAGAGGAATCCCCCAAGCCCTAAGAGCCCATGCACAATGCCTTGAGCTTAGATTCCTGCGTTTTCACTCTCCCGTCTTCTCCACAGGATCATGGGAGACCACCTGGACCTTCTCTTAAGAATCGTGCTCATGGCCAGTCCCGCGCTTGgaatttcttcctgcttcttcGATGGTTGGAGAGCCTTATATCGTTTCTGCAACCTCACCCAAGTCCCCCAGGTCCCCAGCACCACCAAGAGCCTCCTGCTCAGCTTCAACTACATCAGGACAGTCACAACCGCGTCCTTCCCCTTCCTGGAGCAGCTGCAGCTGCTGGAGCTCGGGACTCAGTTTACCCCCTTGACCATTGACAAAGAAGCCTTCCAAAACCTGCCCAATCTCAGAATCTTGGACCTGGGCAAAAGTCAGATAGACTTTTTGCACCCAGATGCTTTTCAGGAACTGCCCCATCTCTCCGAACTTCGACTGTTTTACTGTGGTCTCTCCAGTGCTGTATTAAAAGATGGCTATTTCAGAAACTTGGGGTCTTTGACTCACTTGGACCTATCCAAAAATCAGATTCAGAGTCTTTACCTTCATCCTTCATTCGGGGAATTGAATTCCTTGAAGTCCATCGATCTTTCCCTCAACCAAATAACCACTGTATGTGAGCACGAGCTCAAACCCCTCCAGGGAAAAACACTCTCCTTTTTAAGCCTTGCTGGTAATAACCTGTACAACAGGGTCTCAGTGGACTGGGGGAAATGTCTGAACCCATTCAGAAACATGGTCCTGGAAACCTTAGATGTTTCTGGCAATGGCTGGGCAGTGGACGTCACAAGAAACTTCAGCAATGCCGTCAATGGAAGCCAGATTTTCTCTTTGGTTCTTACCCATCACGTGATGGGTTCTGGGTTTGGCTTCACTAACATCAAAGATCCTGACCAGCACACCTTTGCTGGTCTGGCCAGAAGCTCAGTGATACAGCTGGACCTTTCACATGGGTTTATCTTCTCCCTGAACTTCCAACTCTTTGAGACGCTCAAGGAGTTGAAGGTTCTGAACCTCGCCTACAACAAGATAAACAATATTGCAGGCAAAGCATTTTATGGACTCGACAACCTCCAAGTTCTCAATATATCACATAACCTTCTGGGGGAATTGTATAGTTCTAGTTTCTATGGACTACCTAAGGTAGCCTATATTGATCTGCAAAAGAATCACATCGGGATCATTCAGGACCAAACATTCAGATTCCTGGAGAAATTAAACACCTTGGATCTCCGGGATAATGCTCTTaaaactatttcttttcttccgaGCATACCTAATATCTTCTTGAGTGGCAATAAACTGGCTACTTTGCCGAACATCGCACTTACAGCTAACTTCATCACCTTATCAGAGAATAGGCTGGAAAATCTGGATAATCTCTACTTCCTTCTCCAGGTACCTCATCTCCGGATtctcattttaaatcaaaatcGCTTTTCCTTTTGTAACCAAAACCATGCCCCTTCAGAGAACCTCAGCTTAGAAGAGCTTTTCCTTGAAGAAAATATGTTGCAGCTTGCCTGGGGAGCCGGGTTCTGCTGGGATGTTTTTAAGGGGCTTTCGCATCTCCGAGTCCTGTATTTGAATAAAAACTACCTGAATTTCCTTCCACCAGGAGTATTTCGTCATCTGATTGCACTGAGGGGACTCAGCCTCAAGGACAACAGGCTGACCGTTCTTTTTCCTGGCGACTTACCTGCTAATTTAGAGGTCCTGGATTTATCCGGAAACCAGCTCCTCTCTCCTGATCCTGATTTATTTGCATCGCTGAGTGCCGTGGACATAACTCATAACAAGTTCATCTGTGAGTGCGAACTTAGCCCTTTTATCATTTGGCTCAATCAAACCAACGTCACAATATTTGGCTCTCCGGCAGACATATACTGCATGTACCCGAGCTCCATGGCTGGAGCTCCCCTCTACTCTCTTTCCACGGAAGACTGTGATGAAGAGGAAGTTTTAAAGTCCCTAAAGTTTTCCCTTTTCATCTTCTTCACTGTCACTTTGACTCTGTTCCTCGTGGCCATCCTCATCGTTACGAAGTTTCGGGGGTTTTGTTTCATCTGTtataagaaagcccagagactGGTGTTCAAGGACCCCATCGAGGGAAGAGAATCAGAGACGTACAAATACGATGCCTATTTGTGCTTCAGTAGCAAAGACTTTGAATGGGTGCAGAATGCTTTGATCAAACACCTGGATGCCCAATACAGCAACCAAAACAGATTTAACCTGTGCTTTGAAGAGAGAGACTTTTTGCCCGGGGAAAACCACATCACCAACATCCAGGATGCCCTGTGGAACAGCAGAAAGGTTGTCTGTCTCGTGAGCAGACACTTCCTTAGAGACGGGTGGTGCCTCGAAGCCTTCAGTTACGCCCAGAGCAGGTGCTTAGCTGACCTCAGTGGCGCCCTCatcatggtggtggtggggtccCTGTCCCAGTACCAGCTGATGAAGCATCGCTCCATCAGAGGATTCGTCCAGAAACAGCAGTACTTGAGGTGGCCTGAGGATCTCCAGGATGTTGGCTGGTTTCTCAACAAACTCTCTCAGTGCattctaaagaaagaaaaggaaaggaagaaagacaatGACATGCAGCTGCAAAGTGTAACCACCATTTCCTAGTCAAAGGAGCACTTTTCCACTTCTCTCAAGCCACACGCAACTCTTCACTTTTTATTTCCACTAAGTTACCATTTGGGGTCCTTTATGAAGTTGTTGTTTTCCTACGATAAAAACTACGTAAATCTCTTGATTTTCATAGCAACACGACGTTTTGTTTCACTGATCTCCAAATGCAAAGTAATAGATCTAGAAAATTGCAACTGCCCGCAGCGGTTCCCACTCTCCATCGATTTCCTTTCAGATCCGGTAACACGGTTCTCTCCTGTTGCATCGACTGACTACGGGATATATCCTAGTCGTGGGAAGGGCACCTTGGGAGAAGTTACAGGTGGCCGACACCCTTTCTCCAGTGTTCAGTTCCAGAAGGGGCTGCTCGGTGATTCTGAGGGCTCTGTGCCTGGCAGAACAACATTAagtagaaaacaaagagaaagaggtGTGCTTCCTACTATATCCATGGGAACAATGCCACTGCTCAACGCAGGTCACCCTCAGTCTCAGGGATAAGAGGTGGCTCCAAAGAAGCTGGGATGAGAATAACTAGCTCTCTTGGGGCCATATTGCTCCTCTTCTTCTCACCTTTTGGGTCTAACCCTAGTGGGCCGTGAACATTCTTTTTGGCTTGCAACCTTTCTTTTGGGCTGGCTTTCAAGAACCTCCGTGATTTAACAACAGCCTATTTCAGCTTTATTTCCCCCCATATCTCATTTATCAACCACTCAGTCTGTTGCAGAAAGAACTTGTACTTGGACCAAGAACCTGGTTTGAGTTCGGATTCTGCTGctcatgagctgtgtgacctcgagcACGTTACACACCCTCGCtgggcctgttttctcatctgtaggcgTGATTGCCGCTACCTCACAGAGGTGCCGTGAAAGTTAAATCGACCAGGGATGTCAGGGCATCTCCGATCTCAtcccttggttttcttttcttttttttttttcacatctttattggagtataattgctttaaaatgttgtgttagtttctactgtataacaaagtgaatcagctatatgcatacgtatatccccatatcccctccctcttccgcctccctcccactctccctatcccacgtctctaggtggtcgcaaagcaccgagctgatctccctgtgctatgcagctgcttcccactggctatctattttacatttggtagtgtatatatgtccatgttactctctcacttagtcccagcttacccttccccctccccatgtcctcaagtccattctctacgtctgtgtctttattcctgtcctggctctAGGCTcagcagaaccatttttttttagattccatatatatgtgttagcatacggtatttgtttttctctttctgacgtacttcactctgtatgacagactctatctccatccacctcactacaaataactcaatttcatttctttttatggctgagtaatattccattgtatatatgtgctacatcttctttatccattcatctgttggtggacacctaggttgcttccatgtcctggctattgtaaatagtgctgcaatgaacattttggtacatgactctttttgaattatggtttgctcagggtatatgcccagtagtgggattgctgggtcatatggtagttctatttttagtttttttaaggagcctccatactgttctccatagtggctgtatcaatttacattcccaccaacagtgcaagaggcttctctcttctctacaccctctctagcatttattgtttgtagagtttttgatgatggccgttctgactggtgtgaggtgatacctcattgtagttttgatttgcatttctctaatgattactgatgttgagcatcttttcatgtgtttgttggcaatctgtatatcttctttggagaaatgtctatttaggtcttctgcccatttttggattgggttgtttgtttttttgatattgagctgcatgacctgcttgtatattttggagattaatcctttgtcagttgcttcgtttgcaaatatttt is a window encoding:
- the TLR5 gene encoding toll-like receptor 5 yields the protein MGDHLDLLLRIVLMASPALGISSCFFDGWRALYRFCNLTQVPQVPSTTKSLLLSFNYIRTVTTASFPFLEQLQLLELGTQFTPLTIDKEAFQNLPNLRILDLGKSQIDFLHPDAFQELPHLSELRLFYCGLSSAVLKDGYFRNLGSLTHLDLSKNQIQSLYLHPSFGELNSLKSIDLSLNQITTVCEHELKPLQGKTLSFLSLAGNNLYNRVSVDWGKCLNPFRNMVLETLDVSGNGWAVDVTRNFSNAVNGSQIFSLVLTHHVMGSGFGFTNIKDPDQHTFAGLARSSVIQLDLSHGFIFSLNFQLFETLKELKVLNLAYNKINNIAGKAFYGLDNLQVLNISHNLLGELYSSSFYGLPKVAYIDLQKNHIGIIQDQTFRFLEKLNTLDLRDNALKTISFLPSIPNIFLSGNKLATLPNIALTANFITLSENRLENLDNLYFLLQVPHLRILILNQNRFSFCNQNHAPSENLSLEELFLEENMLQLAWGAGFCWDVFKGLSHLRVLYLNKNYLNFLPPGVFRHLIALRGLSLKDNRLTVLFPGDLPANLEVLDLSGNQLLSPDPDLFASLSAVDITHNKFICECELSPFIIWLNQTNVTIFGSPADIYCMYPSSMAGAPLYSLSTEDCDEEEVLKSLKFSLFIFFTVTLTLFLVAILIVTKFRGFCFICYKKAQRLVFKDPIEGRESETYKYDAYLCFSSKDFEWVQNALIKHLDAQYSNQNRFNLCFEERDFLPGENHITNIQDALWNSRKVVCLVSRHFLRDGWCLEAFSYAQSRCLADLSGALIMVVVGSLSQYQLMKHRSIRGFVQKQQYLRWPEDLQDVGWFLNKLSQCILKKEKERKKDNDMQLQSVTTIS